One Helianthus annuus cultivar XRQ/B chromosome 12, HanXRQr2.0-SUNRISE, whole genome shotgun sequence genomic region harbors:
- the LOC110894152 gene encoding (R)-mandelonitrile lyase-like, whose protein sequence is MASIIILCFTFIIIFSLISGNLSQSPTYMTFVVNATELPPEESFDYIIVGGGTAGCPLAATLSANYRVLLLERGGVPIENPSVMTEEGFTTTLRQIDSHHSPAEAFTSDDGVPNARGRVLGGSSAINAGFYSRADDEFYSRSGIDWDLDLIEQSYQWIENLIVFQPELQPWQLAFRDGLLQSGVRPFNGYTLQHSYGTKIGGSTFNSSGHRFSAADLLNEAIETNIKVAVYATVERILFSGSENPNSMKNAIGVVVRDTDGGYHYATVRNGGEVIISAGAIGSPHLLLLSGIGQWSYLSGWGIPVVLHSPFVGQFLYDNPRNGISFLSPTLLHHSLIQVVGITDSGAYLEASSSVRPYHSPVHRSHRRSHSSTMYFSVASIMEKIIGPLSAGSLRLASTDIVTNPVVRFNYFSNPVDLKRCVNGTRKIGELLRSRAMAGFRFWNRHHRSAFRFLGVRLPANQSSDEAMGEFCRRTVNTIWHYHGGCLVGAVVDADLKVMGVGSLRVIDGSTFTISPGTNPQATVLMLGRHMGLKILRERLQRTSA, encoded by the exons ATGGCGTCAATCATCATCCTCTGCTTcacattcatcatcatcttctctcTAATTTCAGGCAACTTATCTCAAA GTCCGACGTACATGACGTTCGTCGTCAACGCAACGGAGCTTCCACCGGAGGAATCGTTTGACTACATCATCGTCGGCGGCGGCACCGCCGGCTGCCCCCTGGCGGCGACGTTATCAGCAAACTACCGTGTCTTACTTCTCGAAAGAGGCGGTGTTCCGATCGAAAACCCTAGCGTCATGACAGAAGAAGGTTTCACCACCACACTCCGTCAAATCGACTCTCATCACTCTCCGGCGGAAGCCTTCACTTCCGATGATGGCGTTCCGAACGCTCGCGGCCGCGTTCTCGGCGGCAGCAGCGCCATCAACGCCGGATTCTACAGCCGAGCCGATGACGAATTCTACAGCCGTTCCGGCATCGATTGGGATCTAGATCTGATTGAACAGTCGTATCAGTGGATCGAAAACCTAATCGTGTTTCAACCGGAGTTACAGCCGTGGCAACTTGCGTTTCGTGACGGATTGTTACAATCTGGTGTACGGCCGTTTAACGGTTACACTTTACAACACAGTTACGGCACTAAAATCGGCGGATCTACGTTCAACAGCTCTGGCCACCGCTTCAGCGCTGCAGATCTGTTAAACGAAGCTATAGAAACCAATATCAAAGTCGCTGTTTACGCAACTGTTGAAAGGATCTTATTCAGCGGTTCCGAAAACCCTAATTCTATGAAAAACGCGATCGGCGTTGTGGTTAGAGATACCGACGGCGGTTATCACTATGCGACGGTGAGAAACGGCGGAGAAGTTATTATCTCCGCCGGTGCAATCGGCAGTCCACATCTGCTGTTGTTGAGTGGAATTGGTCAATGGTCGTACCTTTCGGGTTGGGGGATTCCGGTGGTGCTACATTCGCCATTTGTAGGGCAGTTTTTGTATGATAATCCGCGTAACGGAATATCATTTCTGTCACCGACGTTACTGCATCATTCTCTCATACAGGTGGTGGGCATAACTGATTCCGGTGCTTATTTGGAAGCGTCGTCTAGTGTGCGCCCTTATCATTCACCTGTGCACAGGAGTCACAGGCGATCGCACTCGTCTACGATGTATTTCAGTGTGGCGAGCATTATGGAGAAGATAATCGGGCCGTTGTCTGCCGGTTCGCTTCGGTTGGCTTCCACTGATATTGTAACAAATCCAGTTGTGAGGTTTAACTACTTTAGTAATCCAGTGGATTTGAAGAGGTGTGTGAATGGTACGCGTAAGATTGGAGAATTGCTTAGGAGTCGCGCTATGGCTGGGTTTAGGTTCTGGAATCGGCATCATCGTTCAGCGTTTAGGTTCTTGGGCGTTAGATTGCCTGCGAACCAGTCGAGTGATGAGGCGATGGGTGAGTTTTGCAGGCGGACAGTGAACACGATATGGCATTATCATGGTGGATGTTTAGTGGGGGCAGTGGTGGATGCGGATTTGAAGGTGATGGGTGTTGGTTCTCTTCGAGTGATCGATGGTTCTACGTTCACGATTTCACCTGGGACCAATCCACAGGCTACTGTTTTGATGCTTGGCAG GCATATGGGTTTGAAGATTTTGAGAGAGAGGTTGCAAAGGACAAGTGCTTGA
- the LOC110894151 gene encoding glutamate receptor 2.7 yields MSPTLIFLLAMSLFAVNNGNPNIEIKIGVILDMDSNVGKMSKTCISMAIADFYRKHDNYTTIIDPYYRDSKQDNVQAASAALDLMKNIQVTAIIGPMTSSQADFVIDLGNKLKVPVISPAASPSLSPTNNVYFIRSAHDSTLQLKPITELIKHFRWSEVVFMYEDGEYGRGLVPYLSDAMMNIGTKVTYQTVIYPSVSDDWILAELYKLKTMQTRVFVVHALPDLASRLFKKVNEVGMMDEGYVWIITEGLTNQLHYLDHKEDLMQGVIGVNSYIPNSGELFDFKRRWKREFRSRYPEDDVTELDMSGIRLYDTVFGLAMALEKIQKEKGDSDGTGALNMRTRLLSSIRNFRFDGISGDFNMINGQLQSSVYEIVNIIGSGENTIGFWSPEIDGISKKLSNNTKGLKPVTWPGGSHVIPKGWEIPVSNKNMLRVGVRVGGFDQFIDEHIDPETGQITMTGFCVDVFNAVVDELPYAFKFEFVPFVTSDGKKPAGSYDDLVFNLSAGGNDAVAGDITILAHRSDRVAFTLPYTEAGVSLVVPIKDERKSAWIFLKPLEKELWITTGAFFIYTGIVVWVIEHRVNEEFRGAPHKQVGMLLWFSFSTLVYAHREKLISNLSRFVVIVWVFVVLVLTSSYTASLTSMLTVQKLRPTYTDINEIKRNGESIGYQDGSFVRDMLIRMGFNDTQLKGYSTFEQYHDALELGSQNGGVSAIMEELPYIRVFVAKYCNMYTMRGPIHKTAGFGFAFPVGSPLVHDVSKAILQVTEKQMMNITNHWFKEDANCDQQLKGPQMKTEGFGLNSFKGVFLIAGLSSTSALLIFVLRFLYQNREMLVSQDHSVSQKLLVMVETFDVLRDNKSKTTIPKGAVHVESHNNNSPAISVFHQEAEVFSQDEEFSSTQPGSPLVLDTIQVVQTTTN; encoded by the exons ATGTCACCAACCCTTATCTTTCTTCTGGCGATGAGCTTGTTTGCAGTAAATAATGGCAACCCAAACATAGAAATAAAGATTGGAGTGATTCTAGATATGGATTCCAACGTTGGCAAGATGAGCAAGACTTGCATATCTATGGCAATAGCCGATTTCTATCGAAAACACGACAACTACACCACCATAATCGACCCTTACTATCGTGATTCGAAGCAAGACAACGTTCAAGCAGCATCCGCAGCACTCGACCTCATGAAAAACATTCAAGTCACCGCGATTATTGGACCCATGACATCCTCACAAGCAGACTTTGTTATAGATCTTGGTAACAAACTAAAGGTTCCAGTCATTTCACCAGCAGCAAGCCCATCACTCTCACCAACCAACAACGTGTACTTCATCCGGTCTGCACATGATTCGACGTTACAACTTAAACCGATTACAGAACTGATCAAACACTTTAGATGGAGTGAGGTTGTGTTTATGTATGAAGATGGTGAGTATGGGAGAGGTCTTGTTCCTTATCTATCTGACGCCATGATGAACATTGGTACCAAAGTCACATACCAAACCGTTATATATCCTTCGGTTTCCGATGATTGGATACTCGCGGAGCTTTACAAGCTCAAGACAATGCAGACTCGGGTGTTCGTGGTGCACGCGTTACCTGATTTGGCTTCGCGGTTATTCAAGAAAGTGAATGAGGTTGGAATGATGGATGAAGGGTATGTTTGGATTATAACTGAAGGGCTCACTAATCAATTGCATTATTTGGATCATAAAGAGGACTTGATGCAAGGAGTGATAGGTGTTAACTCGTATATCCCGAATTCGGGTGAGTTATTCGACTTTAAGAGAAGATGGAAAAGGGAGTTCCGGAGTCGGTATCCGGAGGATGACGTGACAGAGCTTGACATGTCTGGAATAAGGTTGTATGATACTGTTTTTGGTCTAGCAATGGCGCTAGAGAAGATCCAGAAAGAAAAAGGGGACTCTGATGGCACTGGAGCCTTAAATATGAGAACAAGGCTCCTTTCATCGATCCGAAACTTTAGATTTGACGGGATTAGTGGCGACTTCAACATGATCAACGGGCAGTTACAATCGTCGGTGTACGAAATAGTGAACATAATCGGTAGTGGGGAGAACACAATCGGGTTTTGGAGCCCCGAAATTGATGGGATCTCAAAGAAGTTAAGCAATAATACAAAGGGTCTTAAGCCAGTTACATGGCCCGGTGGAAGTCATGTTATCCCTAAAGGCTGGGAGATCCCGGTCAGCAACAAGAACATGTTAAGAGTCGGGGTTCGAGTAGGGGGGTTTGATCAGTTTATTGATGAACACATCGACCCGGAAACCGGTCAAATTACCATGACCGGTTTCTGTGTCGATGTTTTTAACGCGGTTGTTGACGAGTTGCCATATGCTTTTAAATTTGAATTTGTACCTTTTGTTACTTCTGATGGCAAGAAACCTGCAGGAAGCTATGATGATCTTGTTTTCAATCTCTCTGCTGGG GGAAACGATGCGGTGGCCGGAGACATTACAATACTTGCACACCGTTCGGATAGAGTGGCTTTCACATTGCCATACACAGAGGCCGGTGTTTCGTTGGTTGTTCCAATCAAAGATGAAAGAAAGAGTGCATGGATCTTCTTGAAACCCTTAGAGAAAGAGCTTTGGATAACAACTGGTGCATTTTTCATATACACTGGAATCGTGGTATGGGTTATTGAGCATCGCGTAAACGAAGAGTTCCGAGGTGCTCCTCATAAACAAGTGGGAATGCTCTTGTGGTTTTCCTTCTCCACACTTGTCTATGCACACA GGGAGAAGTTGATCAGCAACTTATCGAGATTTGTGGTGATCGTGTGGGTGTTTGTGGTGCTGGTGCTGACCTCGAGCTACACCGCGAGCTTGACATCAATGTTAACGGTACAAAAGCTTCGGCCTACATACACTGACATCAATGAGATCAAGAGAAATGGAGAATCAATAGGATACCAAGATGGTTCTTTTGTCAGGGATATGTTGATACGTATGGGTTTTAATGACACTCAGTTGAAAGGCTATAGCACATTTGAGCAGTACCACGATGCCCTCGAATTAGGAAGTCAAAACGGAGGTGTTTCTGCGATTATGGAAGAGCTTCCTTATATTAGGGTTTTTGTGGCTAAATACTGTAACATGTATACCATGAGAGGTCCCATCCACAAAACTGCAGGTTTTGGTTTT GCATTTCCAGTAGGGTCCCCTCTTGTCCATGATGTTTCTAAGGCAATCTTACAAGTGACTGAGAAGCAAATGATGAACATAACCAACCACTGGTTTAAAGAAGATGCCAACTGTGATCAGCAGCTGAAGGGGCCTCAAATGAAAACTGAGGGGTTCGGGCTCAATAGCTTTAAGGGAGTTTTCCTCATTGCCGGGTTATCATCCACCTCGGCTCTCCTGATTTTCGTCTTAAGGTTTTTGTATCAAAATAGAGAAATGTTGGTGTCACAAGATCATTCAGTCAGCCAAAAGCTTTTGGTTATGGTAGAAACATTTGATGTCTTGAGGGATAATAAATCTAAAACAACAATTCCAAAAGGAGCGGTTCATGTGGAATCTCACAACAATAATAGTCCAGCAATTAGTGTGTTCCATCAAGAAGCAGAAGTTTTCTCTCAGGATGAAGAGTTTTCTAGTACTCAACCAGGGAGTCCGTTAGTTCTTGACACAATACAAGTTGTACAAACTACAACTAATTAA
- the LOC118484794 gene encoding small nuclear ribonucleoprotein E-like: MATKVQRIMTQPINLIFRFLQSKARIQIWLFEQKDLRIEGRIIGFDEYMNLVLDEAEEVSIKKKTRKALGRILLKGDNITLMMNAGK; encoded by the exons atgGCTACCAAAGTCCAGAGGATTATGACCCAACCTATC AATCTCATCTTTAGGTTCCTCCAGAGC AAAGCTCGTATTCAGATATGGTTGTTTGAGCAGAAAGATTTGAGGATTGAAGGTCGCATAATT GGGTTTGATGAGTACATGAATTTGGTTCTTGATGAGGCTGAGGAAGTCAGCATAAAGAAAAAGACACGGAAGGCTCTAG GCCGGATTCTGCTGAAAGGAGACAACATTACCCTCATGATGAACGC GGGAAAGTAA